Sequence from the Luteolibacter flavescens genome:
TTCCACGCGTTGATCCCGCCTTCCACGTTCACGGCATGGGGGAATCCGGCTTCAGTGAGAAAAGTCACGGCGCGCGCCGAGCGACCACCCGAGCGGCAGTGGACGAGGATTTCCCTGTCCGCCGGGAGCTCGCCGATCCGCTCCGGCAGAGTGGCCAGCGGGATGAGGATGGCGCCGGGGATGGTGCCTTCCGCCTCTTCCTCCGGCTGGCGGACGTCGATGATGTAGGGCGTTTCACCCGCGGCGAGGCGGGCGGCGAGGTCTTGGACGGTGATGGTGAGCATGCCGGGGATGGTGCAGGAGTCTGAGGCGGTGGTTTCGTCGTTCTTGACGGAGAAAACGGAGGGGCTGTCGCCGCACAGGCGGCAGGAGGGATCGCGGCGCAGGCGCAGCGCGCGGAAGCTGGTATTCAGTGCATCGTAGCAAGTCAACTTGCCCAGCGGCGGCTCGCCGATGCCCAGCATCAGCTTGATCGCCTCCATCGCCTGCAGCGAGCCGATCACCCCGGGCAGCACGCCCAGCACGCCCGCCTCCTCGCACGATGGCGCGGCCCCGGGGGCAGGCATCGTCGGCAGCATGCAGCGGTAGCACGGTCCGCCGAGGTGCGGGGCGAAGACCGTCACCTGGCCCTCAAAGCGGAAGATCGAGCCATAGACGCACGGCTTCTTCAGGAAAAAGCATGCGTCATTCGACAGGAAGCGCGTCGGGAAATTGTCGCAGCCGTCCAGCACCACGTCGTAGCGGGAGACGAGGTCCATCGCATTCTCCGGGGTGAAGCGGACGGAGTGGAGCTCCAGCTCCACGTGCGGATTGATCTCGCGCAGGCGGTCCGCCGCGCTCTCCAGCTTCGGCTTTCCGACCCACGACTCGCCGTGAAGGATCTGCCGCTGGAGATTCGAGCGGTCCACGGTGTCCGGATCGATCAGGCCGATCCGCCCGACCCCCGCCGCAGCGAGGTAGAGAGCCGCCGGTGAACCGAGCCCCCCCGTGCCGATCATGAGGACCGAGGCACCCTTCAGCCTGAGCTGGCCCTCCTCGCCTACATTCGGGATCGAAAGATGGCGGGCATAGCGCTGGCGTTCTTCCGGAGTCAGGTCGGGCATCGCGGGGGGAAGGTAGCGACCGGCGGGCCGCTGGCAATGGCCGGGCCACATCTCATTTCGTCAGCCTGCTCAAGCGAACCCTTTCTCCGATCAAGGTAAGGAATTCCTTCGACCCCGAATGATAGCCGATTGGATTCAAGCCCGGATCTTCCAGCAGTTGGCAGCCATCCCCGACATCCCATACTGACATCCCGTTTTCTCCGTCCGTGGAGAAGAGCAGTTCGTCGAAAAACAGGGATGGCCAATCCTTGGCGCGGGGCCACCGAGGCTTTCTCCCGGATGGGCCCGGGAACCAGCCCAACTCCTGTCCTGTAGCGATGTCGAACAGGCAAACACCCGGAAGTAGCCACTCATCATCATTACCCCAGCCCCAAACCGCCAAGGTGGTCCGGTCGATCCAGCACGATGGCCCGTCCCAGAAGTAATCCCGCTGGGCGAGGTTCCGGACGGAGGCTCCGTCTTCGCTCTCCCACGGATTTTCCCCGAGCCACCTTTCGATGCTCCATGTCCGGATGATCCCGGCGGGATGCCAGGCCCAGCCTCCATCTGCGATCCAGCGATTGTCGGGAGAGATCGACAGGCCGCCGTGAAAGTAGTCCAGACCGTGAGGTCGGGCCTTGCCCCCGGTCGTTTTCTCGAATTCGCGCGTCGTAAGCACCTCTCCATTCGAGGGGTCAAAGATGTCGAGCCTGCACCATGCGGTCGCGGACACGAGCAAGGTTCTTCCATCAATCGGTGATCGGAAAAATGTGATCGGAAAGTGGCTTGTCTCAGGCCGGTAGTTTCCTCGATCCAACGATGTGGTGCAGGCTTGCGTGCGAAGGTCGAAGACTCTGCCCATCCTGCCGTGGCTCTCGAATATGGCGACAAACCCTCCGTCCGGCGAGACACGCACACTAATAGCGGGGGACATGGGAAAGCCCAAGTCTCCCGGCTCCAAAATCGTCACGAGTTCCCCTGAATCCGCAGAGAATCGCCCGACCGAGCCCGTGAGGAGCAGTATCCACCAGAACCCGGGTGCCACCGGATCTGGCTGCACGTCGATCCAGGCATCCGTGCTCCCTGAGATTGGAACCTCCTTGTGGGAAAAGGAGAGTCCGGTTTCTGAGGAGCGGACTCCCGGAGTTCCTCGCACGCCGTCCCAGCAGCCTTCATCCTCGATCTCTTTGAGCAACTCATCGGAAGCGGCCTCCATCCGGGTAGGAGGTGAAACGACCTCTTTGCAATTCTCGCAGACCCACCAGCAAGCGATGCCATCTCCAGTGAACCACACATGGAAGTTGTCGGCAGGCGTGGTGTGCAGGTGTGGGCAGACCGAGACGGGGCGAGGGGGGCGCATGACTGCGCGTCTCATTATCCCAACCCGGGATGACTGGAAAGCTTCCGGGTGTCGCGGGTTGGTGGGGATTGCTTGACCCTGTTTCCCGATTTCGTGAAACGAATCGCCATGGCCGAAGTCCGCTCCACCTTTTCCCTCCGTCCGGGCGATTCCGCCCCGGCTTTCCGGCTGCCCGCTCCGGACGGGGCGATGCACGATCTCCAGGAAATCCGCGGGACAGAGGGGCTCTTGGTGATCTTCGCCTGTAATCACTGCCCGTTCGTCATCCACCTCGCCGCCGAGGTTGCCAGCTTGGCGAGGGAGATCGGGGCCTCGGGCGTGAAGACCGTGGCGATTTCCTCGAACGACATCTCGCGCTACCCGCAGGATGCGCCGGAGCACATGTCGAGCTTCGCCACGGAGTATGGCTGGGATTTCCCGTATCTCTTCGATGAGACGCAGGCAGTGGCAAAGGCCTACAGCGCGGCCTGCACGCCGGATTTCTTCCTCTTCGACAGCGAGCTGCGCCTCTACTACTCGGGTCAATTCGACGACTCGCGGCCAAAGTCCGGCACACCGGTGACCGGGGCCGACCTGCGCGCGGCGGTGAAATCGATGCTCGCCGGCGAACCTGCCCCGGAGCGCCCGTATCCCAGCAGCGGATGTAGCATCAAGTGGAAGATCGGCAGCGAGCCCTCGTGGTTTGCCCCGCGCTGAGGGCGCAAAAAAGGCCCGGTCGAGATCCGACCGGGCCGTGATGGTTTTCGCGGGGTTTCAGGCGGCCTTCGATTTCTTGCCTTCGAAGTGCTCTTCGATTTCCTCTAGGGTCTTGCCCTTCGTTTCCGGGAGGAAGAAGGCCGCGGTGATGAAGTAGATCACCGTGCATCCCGCCCAGAAGAAGAACATGGTGGAGTAGCCGTAGCTGCCCACGGTGGGCAGGAAGACCGCGGCGATGGTGGCCGAGACGCCTTGGTTCACCATAAGGGCGATCGACATGCCATTCGAGCGGATGCGGGTAGGCATGAGTTCGGACAGCGCGAGCCACACGCAAACGCCCGGTCCTGAGGCAAAGGAGGCGATGAAAAGGATGAAGCAGCCCGCAACCATCCATCCGGTGCCTTGTCCGGGGATGGCCCCGTATTTCACTGACACGATTTCCAGCGGCTTGCCCTCGGCCTGCGTCATGTCGGCGAAGGGATTCAGGTGCAGCTTGCGGAAGAACTCGCCGATGATGTTGTCCTTGAGTTCATCGTACTTCGGCGGAGTGATCTCGATGACGGCGGGCGTGTGGGAGCCGGTGTGGGCGGCGACGTATTTGACGTTCGTGTAGGGGCCGTATTTGTAGGAGACGACGACCTGGGTGCCATTCGGCGAGGAGGTGGACGGGATGGCGGAGTCGAAGACGGAGGCCAACGCGGGATCGCGGAGATCGAGGCGGAAGCTCCGGTTGGCTTGGTCGAGCGAGGACTCGACCTTCTCGCGGATATCGACGCGCTTGGACTCGATCCCGAGGAAGGTGGTGGCGGCGCCGAGCAGGGCGACGATGATGCCGGCGGTGCCCATCTTGAGGAGGAATGTGCGACCCTTCTTGTCCACCAGTGCGACGGCGACGACGGTCATCACGCAGTTGACGATTGTGAGGAGCACATTGCCCTGGTTGCCGATTTTTCCTGTGAGGCCGGCCTGTTGGAAGATGTTCACCGCGTAGGCGAGCACCGAGTTGACCCCGGTGGCCTGGGTGCAGGCGAGGGTGATGAGGGCCAGTACGAAGGGCAGGACGTACTTCCGCTGGAGGAGGGAATCGGTGGGGGAGGTGCTGCGCTTGTCGGTGGCGGTGGCATCGGCTTGCTTCATTTCCTCTAGGATGACCTGGGCACCCTGCTGCCCGCTGGAGCGGGTGAGGGCGGCGAGGGCGTCATCCTTGCGGCCCTTGCGGAACAGCCAGCGTGGCGACTCCGAGACAAAGAAGGCCCCGACGAGGAAGGCAATGCCGGGAGCGATCGAGACCCAGAAGATCATGCGCCAGGCATTGTCCTTCGCGGAGAAAATGGTAGCCGGATCAATGCCGACGATTTCCTCGAGCTTGCCGACTTGGCTGGCAAAAAAGAGTCCGATGAAGGCGGAGGCAACCAGCCCGACGGTGAGCATGAGCTGGAACATGCCGGTGCCCTTGCCCCGGGAATTCGCGCCGAGGCACTCCGCCAGATAGAGAGGGATAACCACGCCGATGAGGCCGCCGCTGATACCCTGCAGGAGGCGACCGGCAATCAGCATATTGATCCCTTGGGAGAGGGTGATGATGGGGATGCTCGCCACGAAAAGCACCGCGCTGAGGAGCATGATGGCCTTCCGGCCGAAAAGATCTGCCAGCAGCCCGGCGAAGAGGGATGAGAAGAAACTACCGAGCAAAACGGCCGCGACCACGGTGGAAAGCTGGCCCGGTGTGTAGCCGGAGGTCGCCTCCAGATAGGGCAGGGCACCCGCAATGATCCCGACATCGATGCCGTAGAGGAGGCCCCCGAGCCCTGCGATCAAGAGCAGGTATTTGTTGTAAAAGGTCGGACTACCGGTCGTCGGGGTATTTTGTGCCATGGGAGCAGGGATGCTCACTGGAAACTAGGGCCGCATCGGAGCCCGACAATCCTGAAAAAGCGCGGGAAAATGGCGTTTTTGCGCATGGGGGAAGGCTCGCTTTCAATGATGGCGCGGGTTTTGGCAGAGAATCCCTTGGCAAACTTGGTGAAACGCGTGCTATGGTCTCACACCCGTGGACGCACTGATTCATCATCTGGAACGGAAGGAGGAGCTCTCGCCCCGCGAGATCACCGTGGCTGCCGAGCTCTTGCTCGATCCCAATGCGCCTGATGAAAAGAAGGCGGCCCTCCTTGAAAACCTGTCGAAGAAGGGCGAGACGCCCGCCGAGATCGCGGGCTTCGTCGAGGCCTTCCTCGAGCACGCCGTCGATCCCCATGTCGGGCTGCTGGATCTGGAAGGACCGACCATCGATGTCTGCGGGACGGGCGGCGACAAGCTGAACCTCTTCAACGTGTCCACCACGGCGATGTTCGTCGTGGCCGCGACCGGAGCGGTGGTGCTGAAGCACGGCAACCGCGGCATCACCTCGAAGAGCGGCGGCGCGGACGTGCTGGAAGCGCTCGGCATCCGCATCGATCTCCCGCCGGAAGGCTTCCGCGACTGTCTGGAAAAGGCGGGTGTCGGCTTCCTCTTTGCACCGAATTATCACCCCGCCTTCAAGGCCGTGGTGAATGTCCGCAAACAGCTCGCGGAGAAGGGTGTGCGGACCATTTTCAATCTCATCGGCCCGCTGATGAATCCGGCCAAGCCGCAGTGCCAGCTTGTCGGTGTCTTCGACCGCGAGATGTGCCCGGCCTTCGCCGAGATCCTCCAGCGGCTCGGTCGCGAGAGCGCATGGGCCGTGCACGGCACTACCGGCGACGGTCGTTGTGTCGATGAGGTCAGTCTTCTCGGCTCGACCCGTATCTGCAAGGCAGGGCTTTATCAGGATCTGCAGGATGAGGAAGTCCGCCCGCGCGACTTCGGCATGAAGCACGCCGAGGTGGAGGAACTCCAGGGCGGCGACGCGGAAGTGAATGCCGCTATCTTGGAAAGCATCCTCACCGGCAAGGACACCGGCCCGAAGCGCGACATGGTGCTGCTCAATGCCGGCACCGCCATCGCCTGCTGCGGCCTCTCCGACGATATCGGCGACGGCATCGAGATCGCACGCAAGTTGATCGATGATGGCAGCGCACTTGATCGCCTGCGTCTCTTCCATGACGTGGCGAAAAAAGCGTAACGAGGGTAAGGGGGAAAAGTGGCTGCGGCATCCTGCCGCAAGCCTCTGCGCCTGCCCGTGGAAGGTTTGCGGCAGGATGCCGCAGCCACTTTTTGGCTCACCTTCTTCGTAGCCCGTAGGAGGGATGACGGCGGTCATGGCGAATCACCAAGATCCGAGTTACATCCAAGTGCTCATCAAACAGAATGTGGTAGGGGAACTTCCGTAGGTTTGCCCGCCGCAGTCCTGAGTCGTCGAAATGGAATTGTGTCGGTGCCGATTCAATCATGTCCAGCGTAGCGTCCAGTTCGTGCCAGAAGCGCGTAACCAATTCTCCGGAAATCGATGAATAGGTATCCGCGATTTTGCGGGCATCCTTTGCGGCGAGAGGATGGATGCTTAATTCCATTCCTGCCGACACTCAGCGACCGCACGCCTTCCTGAATTCTTCCCTGCTCAACCCCGAGACTGCACCCGACACGAGTTCGTCACGGCGGCGCAGGGCTTCCTCGTCTGTGACGTGATGAGGGGCATCCTCTAGCCCGTCCAAAAGAAACACCGCCAGTTCCGCCCGCTCCTCGAGGGAGAGTCGGGATGCTGCCTGCCGGATGTCGCTGACCTGTGACATGGGACATCGATAGCATCATTGGATTTGCTCTGCCAGATCGGAATTCGATCCGAGAGCGTAGCATTCAGCGGTAGCCCGATCACCACCCTGTCCGAGGACGCAAGCACGTCACGCATTCCAGCGATGTAGGTGCAGAAGCTTGTTGCAATATATTGCACTCACACACCGGCAGGGCTCTGCCCGGCGCGCGAAGTCGTTGCGATTCAGTCCGGGCATCGTGCTGGATGCCGGTTGGTTGCGGGGCGAATAATCTACCGGTAGCTCACAAATTGCGCGTCGATTGCCAGAAGTGCAGAGCGAGCATGATAACCCCAATGAATGACGTAGGAATCTACCCACGTGGCGACCGCCTCATCGATATGCCCTGATTGGTAAGCTTGTAGGCCTTCCCAAAGATCTGCATAAATGTCGGCGAAGTCAGCGTGTAGATCTCCCGTTACCGGTTCGTCGGTCGAATCGAGATCCAGTGGGTCAAAGACCACCCGATAGTATTTGAAAGGTAGATCTCCGAATCGAGCAAGGTCCTCGACCCATGCGGGGTGGCCACGCCGAGGGAATTCCAATTCGGTGTCACCTGAATAGCGGAGGTGTTTCACCTCGGCAATCAGCGCCATGAGATCGAGCAAGTTCCGGCGAGCGTCCGCAAGCGTATGATGATCACCCTCGGCCCAAAGGCAAAAACGTTCGACCGTTTTTCCGAACTTGGTGCTTGGATCCATGGCTTCCTAACGTTTGTTCTTCGGCAGCTTCAACCAAGCTTCCATATCTAACAGCGACTTCGTGTTCACTACGTCCTCGCGGCGCAGCCAGCCCTTCCTCGCGACGCTCGCGCCGAAGCGGAGGAACTGGAGCTGGTTCACCGAGTGGGCGTCGGGATTGATGGAGCAGAGCACGCCCTTGTCGCGGGCGCGGTGCCACCAGCGCCAGTCCATGTCGAAGCGCTTCGGGTTGCAATTCAGCTCGATGACGGTGCGCGTCTCCGCGGCGCAGTCGATGATCTTCTCGTGATTCACCGCATAGCCATCTCGGCGGAGGAGCAGGCGGCCGGTGAGGTGGCCGAGCATGGTGATGTGGGGATTCTCCATCGCCCGGATGATCCGCTTGGTCATCTCGTCCTCGTCCAGCGTGAGTGCGTTGTGGACCGATGCCACGGCGTAGTCGAGCGTGGCCAGCAGGTCGTCTTCGAAGTCGAGTTCGCCGCTTTTCAGGATGTCCACCTCGGAGCCCGCGAAGAGCCGGAAGTGCTCGCCACCGTGCTCGCGGTTCCACTCGGCGATGGTCCCGACCTGCGCGGCCAGCCGCTCGACGCTCAGGCCATTTGCCTGCGGCGAGGACTTCGAGTGATCGGCGATGCCCAAGTACTGCAACCCTAGTTCCCGCGCGCCCTCGGCCATCGCGTGGAGCGATGCCTTGCCGTCGGATTCCGTGGTGTGGTTGTGAAAGGTGCCGCGCAGGTTTTCCCATTCCAGAAGACGCGGCAGCTTGCCCTCATCCGCGGCCTCGATCTCGCCGCGGTTTTCACGCAGCTCGGGCGGCACGAAGTCGAGCCCCAGCGCCCGGTAGATGTCCGCCTCGTCGTGGATATTGGACGGCACGTTCTCGCCGGTGAAGGCATACTCGTTGAGCGACCAGCCTTTCTTCAGCGCACGAGAGCGGATGGCCACGTTGTGCTCCTTGCTGCCGGTGAAGTAGAAGAGCGCGAAGGGATACTGCTCGTTCGAGACCGCGCGCAGGTCGCACTGCATGCCGCTCTCCAGACGGATCGAGCACTTCGTGTCGCCCTGTGCGATGACTTCCTTGGCGAACTCCTGCGTCGCGAAAAAGGCCGTCAGCTCCGCGGGTTTCGGCGTGGCGACGATGAAATCGAGGTCATGCACGACTTCCTTCGACCGCCGGGTCGAGCCCGCCACGGATGCCCGCAGGACCTCCGGGTGCATGCGCAGGATCTCGAGAATTTCCTCCGATGCCTGGATCGCCACGTCGAGCCGGAATGCCTCGGCGGCCTGTTCCCTGCGGGCGAGCGATTCGAGGATCTTCGCCTGCGTCTTCGCGCCGAATCCGCTGAGGCCCGCCACCGTGCCCGCCTCGCAGGCGGCCTTGAGGGAGGCGAGCGAGTCCACTTTCAGCTCGCGATTCAGTATCGCTATCTTTTTCGGCCCCAGTCCGTCGAGGTCGAAGAGATCGAAAAAGGAATCCGGATAGCCGACTCGCAGCTTCTTGTGAAATTCCAGCTCACCGGTCGTCGCCAGCTCGTGCAGCTTGTCCCGCAGCGCCTCGCCCAGTCCCTTGATGCCCTCCAGCTTGTTGTCGCGGGCCAGCGCGACGATGTCGCCGTCGTAGCCGGAGACCACCTCGGCCCCTTGGCGGTAGGCGCGGATCTTGAAGGGATTCTCGCCTTGGATTTCCAGCAGCAGGGCGATTTCTTCCAAGACTTCGACCAGGCGCTCGCGGGTGACGGACATGCCGTCAGGCTAGGAAGCCGGAGCAGGCGGGACAGCCGAAAATTCGGTCTTCATCATCCTCATGACCCGCTCACGTGGGGAAGCAGCCGCCACGCCTGCACCGAGGCGATCACGTAAATTGCCGCCAGCACCGCTCCCACCAGCGCCCCGGTGAGAAAGGTCTCCCGTTTTGAGAAGATGTCCGGCCGCCGCTGTTCCAGCACGATGGTCGCGATGATCCACGCCGCAGGAATCCCGAAAGCCAGAGGCCCCCATTCGCGGATGAAGGCGGGCAGGGCCGGCCAGTCCTGCGTCGGCTCCGGGTAGCCTGCCGAGCGCAGCAGCACCACGGAAACGATGCTTCCCACCTGGATCACGGCGCATTGCACCGCTGCCAGAGCTCCCTGCACCGCGTATTCCCGGATGTCCATAAGCATCGATTCTCCGCGCGGCTTGCCGGGTAGGAAAGGGGATTTGCCGGGTGGATTTACGAGTGTGACGTTCCTGTCACCGGAGAGAACCACTTTAAGCTAAACCTCTTGGCCCCATATGGACGTATCCTAAGTCGCAGATTCTCCGTCGGCGTTTTTTTCCCGTCGTCCCCGCTCCCGCTCCCGAATGAAAATCCCAGCATTCTTCCGCTGTGTCGCGCTGCTGTGCGCCGCAGTGCTACCCCTCGCCGCCCAGCAGCGTGGCCTCACCTCCCGCCCGGATGTGGAGGCCTACTATGACGGCACCTTTCCCACCACGGCACCCGCCGTGCCCGGTGACTGGTCCACGGTCATCGCTTTCCCCAATCTGATTTTCCAGAACCCCGTCGGCCTCACCGCCATCCCGGGAACGAACCAGATCATCGTGTGGGAGCGCGATGGGAAGATCTGGTCCTTTCCCAATGACCCGGCGACCACGGAGAAGACGCTCGTCATCGACCTGTCGGCGAATACCCAGGGCTGGGACGACTCCGGGATGCTCGGCCTGGCCCTGCATCCGGACTTCCAGAACAACCGCCAGATGTGGATCTGGTACAACTGGCGCGGCGGCATCACCGGGGCGAGCGGGGACATGGGCCCGGTGCTCGGCAACGCCAACACCCGTCCGCCGACCTCGACGCCGACCCGCAACCGCCTCTCGCGCTTCGTTCTCGATGCGAACTACCAGACGACGCAGTCGGGCGAATACGTCGTGATCGACCAGCAGGACGCGAGCGTCTGGCACAATGGTGGCGGCATGTTCTTCCACCCGGAAAACGGCTTCCTCTACATCACGAATGGCGACGACCAGAACTCCGGGCTGAATACCCAGCGGATCGACCGCGCGCTCTTCTCCTGCGTCATCCGCATCGACGTGGACCTGCGCGGCGGGACCATCAGCCATGCTCCGACGAAGCGCCCGCTGAACGAGGTGAGCCCCACCTGGCCCCGCTACTATGTGCCGAATGATAACCCCTTCGTCGGCCAACCGACCGCGCTGGAGGAAATCTACGCCCTCGGCCTGCGCAGCCCGCACCGCATGACCATCGACCCGGTCACCGGGCGCATTTTCATCGGTGACGTGGGCGCGAGTTCGCGCGAGGAGATCAGCGTCATCGAGCCGAACGACCCTCCCGGCCTCAATTTCCAATGGGACCGGATCGAGGGGAAGAATGGCAACCTGACCGGCACGTATATCGGCACCAGCAAGCCGCCCATCATCGACTACGCGCACGCGGCCGGTGACGGCAGTTGCGTGGTCGGCGGGTATGTATACCGCGGCACCGAGTTCCCCGAGCTCTACGGGAAATACATCTTTGGCGACAACATGAGCGGCATCATCTGGTACCTGGATGAGTCCGTCACGCCTGCGGTGAAGGTGAGGCTGGCGACACTGCCGGACGGTCCGGGACCGAACTCCGGGAATGACTACCGCGGTCTCGGCTCCTTCGGCGTGGATGCGAATGGCGAGCTTTTCATCTGCCGCCTCAGCAGCGTGGAGGGCCGCATTTACAAGCTCCAGCGCGGAGGTCCGCCCCCGGGATCGCCGCTGCCTGCGACGCTCGGTGCCACCGGGCTCTTCAGCAATCTCGCCTCACTCACGCCGGACTCGCGGCTGATCCCTTACCAGCTCAATGCGCCCTTCTGGTCCGACAATGCGATCAAGTCCCGCTTCGTCGCGATCCCGAATGGATCGACCGTCGGATTCTCGCCGACCGGTCAGTGGAACTTTCCCTCCGGCACCGTGCTCGTGAAGCACTTCGACCTGCCCGTCAGCGATATCGATCCGAATGCCAAGCGCCGGCTCGAGACGCGCGTCATCGTGAAGCAGGATGACGGCGAGGTCTATGGCGCGACCTACAAATGGCGTGCCGACCAGAGCGATGCGGATTTACTCGATGGCGCGCTCACCGAAAATGTCTCCATTGCCACCGCGCCGGTCGGTAGCTTCACCAGCCAGGACATCGGGAATCCGACGTTGCCGGGATCGACCGTGCGGGATGGGAACCAGATCACGATCACCGCGGGAGGCACCGATATCTGGGGGAACAGCGATCAATTCCACTTCGCCCACCAGCAGCGCACGGGTGACTTTGATGTCTCCGTGCGCATCGAGAGCGTGGTGCAGTCGGACCTCTACACGAAGACGGGCCTGATGGTGCGCGATTCGCTCGCAGCAAATGCCCGCCACGTGATGGCGCTTGTTTTCCCCAGCAATGCCGCGCGCAACAACAACACCGGCGGCTATGAATTCCAGTATCGCGCGACAACGGGTGGGGGAGCCACCGCTCTCTATCCTGCCGCGCCGCAACCGCTGGTGAACTACCCGAATACGTGGCTGCGCATGAAGCGGGAAGGTGACACCTTCATCGCCTACTGGAGCGCGGATGGCTTCACGTGGGCGGAGTATTCGCGGACCACGCTCGATCTGCCGGATCAGCTTTACTTCGGTCTCGCGGTGACCGCCCACACGGGCGCGGCATCGACGGTTGCGAAGTTCCATGTCGATACCCGACGCCAGCCTTGGTACTTCCCGAGCAGGCAGGATTGCATGCGCTGCCACAATCCGCAGGCGGGTGGTATCCTCGGGCCCAGCACGCGGCAATTCAACCGGGCGATGCTGTTCCCGAATGGCGTGACCGACGAGCAGCTTGGCGCGTGGAATCACGTCGGGCTCTTCGACGACGGCCCGGAGGATGAAGAGCTGGCCGCGCTGGAGAAGCTCCATCATCACAATGACACGAGCGCCTCGCTGCTGGACCGGGCGAGGTCGTATCTGGATGCGAACTGCTCCTACTGCCACCAGCCGAATGGCGTGCAGGCGCTGTGGGACGGACGAAGCGAGACGTCATTCCAGAATCAGGGCATCTATTACGGCCCGCTGGTCAGCCAGCTCGGCGATCCGGATGCCCGCGTGGTGGTGCCGAAGAATCTCGCGAGCTCCATGCTTCACCACCGCGTCAGCATCACCGGCGCGAACCAGATGCCGCCGCTGGCGCGCAATCTCGTGGACAAGGATGGCGTGGCGATGCTCGAGGCATGGATCGCCTCGCTGCCGGAGGAGACTGTCTTGCCGCCTGCCGTGCTCGTCGCCACCGCAGTG
This genomic interval carries:
- a CDS encoding LamG-like jellyroll fold domain-containing protein, yielding MKIPAFFRCVALLCAAVLPLAAQQRGLTSRPDVEAYYDGTFPTTAPAVPGDWSTVIAFPNLIFQNPVGLTAIPGTNQIIVWERDGKIWSFPNDPATTEKTLVIDLSANTQGWDDSGMLGLALHPDFQNNRQMWIWYNWRGGITGASGDMGPVLGNANTRPPTSTPTRNRLSRFVLDANYQTTQSGEYVVIDQQDASVWHNGGGMFFHPENGFLYITNGDDQNSGLNTQRIDRALFSCVIRIDVDLRGGTISHAPTKRPLNEVSPTWPRYYVPNDNPFVGQPTALEEIYALGLRSPHRMTIDPVTGRIFIGDVGASSREEISVIEPNDPPGLNFQWDRIEGKNGNLTGTYIGTSKPPIIDYAHAAGDGSCVVGGYVYRGTEFPELYGKYIFGDNMSGIIWYLDESVTPAVKVRLATLPDGPGPNSGNDYRGLGSFGVDANGELFICRLSSVEGRIYKLQRGGPPPGSPLPATLGATGLFSNLASLTPDSRLIPYQLNAPFWSDNAIKSRFVAIPNGSTVGFSPTGQWNFPSGTVLVKHFDLPVSDIDPNAKRRLETRVIVKQDDGEVYGATYKWRADQSDADLLDGALTENVSIATAPVGSFTSQDIGNPTLPGSTVRDGNQITITAGGTDIWGNSDQFHFAHQQRTGDFDVSVRIESVVQSDLYTKTGLMVRDSLAANARHVMALVFPSNAARNNNTGGYEFQYRATTGGGATALYPAAPQPLVNYPNTWLRMKREGDTFIAYWSADGFTWAEYSRTTLDLPDQLYFGLAVTAHTGAASTVAKFHVDTRRQPWYFPSRQDCMRCHNPQAGGILGPSTRQFNRAMLFPNGVTDEQLGAWNHVGLFDDGPEDEELAALEKLHHHNDTSASLLDRARSYLDANCSYCHQPNGVQALWDGRSETSFQNQGIYYGPLVSQLGDPDARVVVPKNLASSMLHHRVSITGANQMPPLARNLVDKDGVAMLEAWIASLPEETVLPPAVLVATAVSNTQVDLSWQDLSENEAGFSIERSLDGVNFTSLAIVGPGITGYSDITAEPFQVNSYRVMAFGEYVYSTPSNIASATANVGPPAPEIHLTGNGVAISNNDLVPDAADGTDFGVFTPGSGNVTRTFTIRNLGNLPLSLTGNPRVRIEGPDAASFTVVSQPPASLDGPGSFDVQILFAPQGYGSRSATVVIASDDASEPVTTFAIQGVALDDGIVAWWRLDEGSGGMAMDATGFGRNGTLTEPLPQWQETGKIGGSLRFTGEFNQSVMVENHPSLNPTTAITISAWVNAADWTSNRRVLQKGNTDSQYRLLVEAGELVWDIANVGRLETTLPPVNQWVHVAATYDGARMRAFINGVRVGTMNATGAIPVTADPLYLGTKIPTAIAGDHLNGALDDVRLYNRSLTGSEIGALAGLGLTDGLAGWWKFDEANGTAASDSSGAGNNGTLTAPLPQWQATGGRLAGALRFSGEVGQSVTVPNATSLNPTAGVSVSAWVNAVAWNGNNRILQKGSNDNQYRLMAEFGEFAWDISGVGRVVAPLPPANQWVHIAATYDGNRMVIYYDGVEVAMGAATAAVPVTNNALHLGTKTAASGAVNHLNGMLDQVRLYRRGLSAAEVAQLALEGNTVSIAASDATARKGTGDTGLFTVTRTGPTAAALDIPLLQSGTAMGGLDFTLNPVLSGFAIPAGQSSANLLVQPVDSTSVTGPVILTLSLGEVPGYLPGSASASVTIQDSPVNDWKISAFGGLAGAQGADASDDADADGDGLTTLMEAALGGSPSASDTGRLPVEEIELVDGQLFLTSTYVRPRPALASISYVHRSSLDLTQWDAAVMVAGYPVDNGNGTETVKTRTAVPIGGQPKQFLRLEITRP